The following are from one region of the Paenibacillus sabinae T27 genome:
- a CDS encoding YpuI family protein, which translates to MSANVQKLCETTREKLKYAIEKMEAFLNHYALPQLLSEQDEEVTHFYQGFLSDLRHLLVFSEMSYEKLGVALRRATFNEDFAHKALYNVYHYGVNNFFYPKNESYSEDGRYAYTGQDAIRFRKKPVRPARDIILDITKVYEELRDDLTYYENDYLTERRMQNQV; encoded by the coding sequence ATGTCAGCCAATGTTCAGAAATTGTGCGAAACGACGAGAGAAAAGCTAAAATATGCCATCGAGAAAATGGAGGCGTTCCTAAACCACTACGCATTGCCCCAGCTCTTGTCCGAGCAGGACGAAGAGGTGACGCATTTTTACCAAGGATTCCTGTCTGATCTCCGCCATTTGCTCGTATTCTCCGAGATGTCGTACGAGAAGCTGGGAGTTGCCCTCCGCCGGGCCACGTTCAATGAGGATTTCGCGCATAAAGCGCTCTATAACGTATATCATTACGGTGTGAACAACTTCTTTTATCCGAAAAATGAAAGCTACTCGGAAGACGGCCGTTACGCCTATACCGGACAAGATGCGATTCGCTTCCGCAAAAAACCGGTTCGTCCGGCGCGCGACATCATTCTGGACATTACCAAGGTGTATGAAGAGCTGCGGGATGATCTCACTTATTACGAGAACGATTATTTGACCGAACGCCGTATGCAAAATCAAGTATAG
- the thiI gene encoding tRNA uracil 4-sulfurtransferase ThiI, whose amino-acid sequence MKPTNPAQMAGRSTEYADMLLLRFGEFTLKGKNRSRFENTMLRHVKGMVKPYPKARLIKEFGRIYVELNGEPAGELLEALAKVFGISSISPVKAVKPELEEIVEASLRFIEKVDPEPGTTFKVNARRVWKDFPYGSQEMNHLVSAPVLKTFQALSVDVRKPMLELRVEVREHQAYIFCESIPAVGGYPLGTNGKAMLLLSGGIDSPVAAWSSMRRGLEVECVHFFSYPYTSREARQKVIDLARVLSRYSGRIRLHLVPFTEVQTSFAGIGQDNLIVTLMRRAMLRIATQLAEREGALAIVTGDSLGQVASQTLPSMNVIGRATDLPLLRPLVMMDKSEIVEIAQQIGTYDLSILPYEDCCTLFLPKSPTTNPNLKIIEKVESLLPGYGERLAEAVAAAVTMEVTPHGNERPADEADLISSVKEDWF is encoded by the coding sequence ATGAAACCGACTAACCCCGCGCAGATGGCGGGAAGAAGCACAGAATACGCCGACATGCTGCTGCTGCGTTTTGGCGAATTTACGCTTAAAGGCAAGAACCGCAGCCGTTTCGAGAACACGATGCTGCGGCATGTCAAGGGAATGGTCAAGCCCTATCCGAAGGCAAGACTGATTAAGGAATTTGGGAGAATTTACGTCGAATTGAACGGCGAACCGGCGGGAGAGCTGCTGGAAGCGCTCGCCAAAGTATTCGGCATTTCGTCAATCAGCCCGGTAAAGGCGGTCAAGCCCGAGCTTGAAGAAATCGTGGAGGCCAGCCTTCGGTTTATCGAGAAGGTCGATCCCGAGCCGGGCACGACCTTTAAAGTGAACGCCCGGCGGGTGTGGAAGGACTTCCCGTATGGCTCGCAGGAGATGAACCATTTAGTGTCCGCTCCAGTGCTCAAGACGTTTCAGGCGCTGTCCGTCGACGTCAGAAAGCCGATGCTGGAGCTTCGGGTGGAGGTCCGGGAGCATCAAGCCTATATTTTCTGCGAGAGTATTCCCGCGGTTGGCGGCTATCCGCTCGGCACGAACGGCAAGGCGATGCTGCTTCTTTCGGGTGGCATCGACAGCCCGGTGGCGGCCTGGTCTTCCATGCGGCGGGGGCTGGAGGTGGAGTGCGTCCATTTCTTCAGCTACCCTTACACGAGCCGGGAAGCGAGGCAAAAAGTAATCGATCTGGCGAGGGTGCTCTCGCGGTACTCGGGAAGAATCCGGCTGCACCTGGTTCCGTTTACGGAGGTACAGACCTCATTTGCCGGAATCGGCCAGGACAATTTGATCGTCACACTGATGAGAAGGGCCATGCTGAGGATTGCGACACAGCTGGCCGAACGCGAAGGCGCCCTGGCGATTGTAACCGGAGACAGCCTGGGCCAAGTCGCCAGCCAGACGCTGCCGAGCATGAACGTCATCGGGCGGGCTACCGATCTGCCGCTGCTGCGGCCGCTCGTCATGATGGACAAATCCGAAATTGTGGAGATTGCCCAGCAAATCGGCACCTACGATTTGTCGATCCTTCCCTATGAGGACTGCTGCACGCTGTTCTTGCCCAAATCGCCGACAACGAACCCGAATCTGAAGATCATTGAGAAGGTCGAGTCGTTGCTTCCCGGTTACGGGGAGCGGCTTGCCGAGGCGGTTGCGGCGGCGGTTACGATGGAGGTTACTCCGCACGGAAATGAGCGACCTGCCGATGAAGCCGATTTAATCTCTTCCGTCAAGGAAGACTGGTTCTAA
- a CDS encoding TerC family protein — MDSIWLLGEILMVNLVLSGDNAMVIAMASKNLPESQRKKAVWWGSAGAVLLRCILTLAAVLLLKIPYIQAGGGVLLLLISFKLLLEEEDEVRVGEGSTLWKAIRTILAADFIMSLDNVLAIAGLAKGDLALIVIGIALSIPVVVWGSSVITHWLHRFPVLIYIGAYILAYTAGEMLLRDAKLGAVLSILLPTLHSLLPVALGVAVVAAGGIKRHTPKAG; from the coding sequence ATGGACTCGATATGGCTGCTCGGAGAAATATTAATGGTGAATCTTGTGCTAAGCGGAGATAATGCGATGGTTATCGCGATGGCGAGCAAGAATCTGCCGGAGAGCCAGCGCAAAAAAGCGGTTTGGTGGGGATCAGCGGGCGCCGTCCTATTGCGCTGCATTCTGACCTTGGCCGCGGTGCTGCTGCTTAAAATTCCTTACATTCAAGCGGGCGGAGGAGTTCTGCTGCTGTTGATTTCCTTCAAGCTGCTGCTTGAGGAGGAAGACGAAGTCCGCGTGGGCGAAGGCTCCACGCTGTGGAAAGCGATCCGAACGATTTTGGCCGCCGATTTCATTATGAGCCTGGATAATGTGCTTGCCATCGCCGGTCTGGCGAAAGGCGATCTGGCGCTTATCGTCATCGGGATTGCGCTCAGCATTCCGGTGGTGGTATGGGGCAGCAGCGTGATCACCCATTGGCTGCACCGTTTTCCGGTGCTCATCTACATCGGGGCCTACATTCTCGCCTACACCGCCGGAGAGATGCTGCTGCGGGACGCCAAGCTGGGGGCGGTGCTGTCCATCCTGCTGCCGACTTTGCATTCGCTGCTGCCGGTCGCCCTGGGCGTTGCGGTCGTTGCGGCCGGGGGGATTAAACGGCACACGCCGAAAGCGGGATAG
- a CDS encoding S8 family peptidase produces MSRKNIAIAGLLTAVCASVLAVSLTSRPDKGTDGLHQGTEHPVREHSLKKTALVQDVYATEKLSRADAGRDLNAMLTETEGKPAHDVALYAEKLQRSHGHIAMLMWIDFSSGTVRTFKSVPPEGTPEQHRLLRQYLNAAKSAVKKHQAYESPSFTVGERKYFIMSQRSRDGKLGVLALIDQTLLNRVAEHQRKNLRLIPYPKEGRFRVESVHTDTLQDITVKTGHDNENASHYYENEIVVRFREGHPKPRQLQTISSDIHCEAPRKLGYAYIFRSPDMTYSQLKTYFHYKWRPLYTEPHYLYLTNDVNDENTAGVITPNDQLFSAYQWNLPAIETSRGWNLSKGSNKVTVAVVDTGVQADHPDLKGQLLSGYNAISKKGKPDDDVGHGTHVCGIIGALVNNAEGVAGISWYNKILPVKVLDSSGAGTTYAVAEGIIWAADHGAKVINLSLGNYADSQFLHDAVKYAYDRDVLLVSAAGNDNTERPGFPAAYPEVLAVAATNASGERASFSNYGDYIDVAAPGESIASTYTGSQYAALSGTSMASPHAAALAGLVRSLNPDLTNKEVMDLMTKNAVDLGSPGHDKYYGWGQVDIYKTLQAASGGEVPLELWPQHVREKIKLLERRLETSP; encoded by the coding sequence ATGTCGCGTAAAAATATTGCCATCGCCGGTCTGCTCACCGCGGTCTGCGCTTCCGTGCTGGCGGTGAGCCTGACCTCGCGTCCCGACAAGGGGACGGACGGGCTGCATCAAGGCACCGAACATCCGGTCAGGGAGCACTCCCTGAAAAAGACCGCCTTGGTACAGGATGTGTACGCCACGGAAAAGCTGAGCCGGGCCGACGCGGGCCGTGATTTGAACGCCATGCTGACGGAAACGGAAGGCAAGCCGGCCCATGATGTTGCATTATATGCGGAGAAGCTGCAGCGCAGCCACGGGCATATAGCCATGCTGATGTGGATTGATTTTTCCTCGGGAACGGTTCGAACGTTCAAATCGGTTCCGCCGGAGGGCACCCCCGAGCAGCATCGGCTGCTTCGTCAGTATCTGAACGCCGCCAAATCGGCCGTGAAAAAGCATCAAGCCTACGAATCGCCTTCATTTACCGTCGGTGAGCGCAAATACTTCATCATGAGCCAGCGGAGCCGGGACGGAAAGCTCGGCGTTCTCGCCCTGATCGACCAGACCCTGCTTAACCGGGTGGCGGAGCATCAGCGCAAAAATCTGCGCCTGATCCCCTACCCCAAAGAAGGCCGTTTCCGGGTCGAATCCGTGCATACCGACACGCTGCAGGACATTACCGTCAAGACGGGACATGACAACGAGAACGCGAGCCATTATTACGAGAATGAAATTGTTGTCCGGTTCAGGGAAGGGCATCCGAAGCCAAGGCAGCTGCAGACAATTTCCTCGGACATTCACTGTGAAGCGCCCCGAAAACTGGGATATGCTTACATTTTCCGCTCGCCGGATATGACTTATTCTCAGCTGAAGACGTATTTTCACTATAAGTGGCGGCCGCTCTATACCGAACCGCACTACTTGTATTTAACCAATGATGTGAACGATGAAAATACGGCTGGGGTGATTACGCCGAACGATCAGCTGTTTTCCGCCTATCAATGGAATCTGCCTGCCATCGAAACAAGCCGGGGATGGAATTTGTCCAAAGGAAGCAACAAAGTCACGGTCGCGGTCGTGGATACCGGCGTTCAGGCCGACCATCCCGATCTGAAGGGGCAGCTTCTTTCCGGTTATAACGCCATTTCCAAAAAAGGAAAACCCGACGATGACGTAGGCCACGGCACACATGTCTGCGGCATTATCGGCGCTTTGGTCAACAATGCCGAGGGAGTTGCGGGCATCAGCTGGTACAACAAAATTTTGCCCGTCAAAGTGCTGGACAGCAGTGGAGCGGGCACCACCTATGCCGTAGCCGAGGGAATCATCTGGGCAGCCGATCACGGAGCCAAGGTCATCAACCTCAGTCTGGGCAATTATGCCGATTCGCAATTTCTGCACGATGCCGTCAAGTATGCCTATGACCGGGATGTCCTGCTCGTGTCCGCCGCCGGCAACGACAACACGGAACGACCGGGCTTTCCGGCCGCCTATCCCGAAGTGCTGGCTGTGGCCGCGACGAACGCTTCGGGGGAAAGAGCGTCTTTTTCCAACTACGGCGATTACATCGATGTTGCCGCGCCGGGCGAAAGCATTGCCAGCACGTATACGGGCAGCCAATATGCGGCTCTGTCCGGGACCTCCATGGCCAGCCCGCATGCCGCCGCCCTCGCCGGTCTGGTACGCTCACTAAACCCGGATCTGACGAACAAGGAGGTCATGGATCTCATGACCAAGAACGCCGTCGATCTCGGCTCTCCGGGCCACGACAAATATTACGGCTGGGGGCAGGTCGACATCTACAAGACGCTGCAGGCGGCGTCCGGCGGCGAGGTGCCGCTTGAGCTTTGGCCGCAGCATGTCCGGGAGAAGATCAAGCTGCTGGAACGGAGACTGGAAACAAGCCCCTAA
- a CDS encoding cysteine desulfurase family protein → MIYWDYAAAAPPYDEVARTVEQLMRLHYANPSSLHRAGAEAAALIERAREVCAAALGVIPGEIRFTSGATESNNLAIKGAALQYTNRGRHIITTELEHPSVYESCLQLQSMGWEVTFVRPDEDGVVKPEEVAAAVRRDTVLVSVMHVNNEIGSVQPLAEIGRAVKAVNPRTLFHVDGVQGFGKLPGGPRDFGADLYSLSPHKIRGPRGVGLLYVKEGTQLFPLLSGGSHEGGLRAGTENLPAIVAGAKAVRMAAERRGEFVSRILPLRNRLLAFLRNIPEFSLNSSEEGAPHIVHFSYPGMKGEVMARQLEQLGMLVSTRSACSSKLAEPSRVLLAIGRDEHAALGGIRISFGDEHTPADVAALEQALLGAVKALKIAEGGMR, encoded by the coding sequence ATGATTTACTGGGATTATGCCGCAGCGGCGCCGCCTTATGATGAGGTCGCCCGGACGGTAGAGCAGCTGATGAGGCTGCATTATGCGAATCCCTCCTCGTTGCACCGGGCCGGAGCCGAGGCGGCGGCTCTGATCGAGCGCGCCCGGGAAGTATGCGCCGCGGCTCTTGGCGTCATTCCGGGGGAGATCAGGTTCACCTCCGGAGCGACAGAGAGCAACAATCTGGCTATCAAAGGCGCCGCCCTGCAGTATACGAACAGGGGACGTCATATCATAACGACGGAACTGGAGCATCCATCCGTTTATGAAAGCTGCCTTCAGCTGCAAAGCATGGGCTGGGAGGTCACCTTCGTCCGGCCTGACGAGGACGGAGTGGTAAAGCCGGAGGAGGTTGCTGCCGCCGTGCGCCGAGATACGGTGCTGGTTAGTGTAATGCATGTCAATAACGAAATCGGCTCGGTGCAGCCGCTGGCGGAGATCGGCCGTGCCGTCAAGGCGGTCAACCCCCGGACGCTGTTTCATGTGGATGGGGTGCAGGGCTTCGGCAAGCTCCCTGGAGGGCCTCGGGATTTCGGAGCTGACCTATACAGCCTGTCTCCGCATAAAATACGCGGGCCCCGTGGAGTAGGCCTGCTGTATGTCAAGGAAGGCACTCAGCTGTTTCCGCTGCTGAGCGGCGGCTCCCATGAGGGAGGGCTTCGCGCCGGAACGGAAAATCTGCCTGCGATCGTTGCCGGAGCCAAAGCTGTTAGAATGGCTGCCGAGCGGCGCGGCGAATTCGTCTCCCGCATCCTGCCGCTTCGGAACCGCCTGCTGGCATTTTTGCGGAATATCCCGGAATTTTCCCTGAACAGCAGCGAGGAGGGGGCGCCGCATATTGTACATTTTTCTTATCCGGGCATGAAGGGCGAGGTCATGGCGCGCCAGCTGGAGCAGCTGGGCATGCTGGTATCCACCCGGTCCGCCTGTTCGTCGAAGCTGGCGGAGCCAAGCCGGGTGCTGCTGGCGATCGGCAGGGATGAGCACGCGGCGCTCGGCGGCATCCGCATTAGCTTCGGGGATGAGCATACCCCGGCCGATGTTGCCGCTTTGGAACAGGCGCTGCTTGGCGCGGTTAAAGCTTTGAAGATTGCGGAAGGAGGCATGCGGTAA
- a CDS encoding PLP-dependent aminotransferase family protein, which produces MHIELSRGGGKPLPLQISDALGQRIASGLLQPGMKLPSVRKLAVSLGVSQVTISKAYADLERRGRIIRHHGLGCFVSPARDREAEEYGTRNGGRTGDRTRDDGSTNGNDRGNDGGGSQSQGRNTGQGKTGTRKKFGWQEGFEDYLPRAQLWRNFDYSEAEYSFHLAAIHSGLLPLKEIGEAMTSLVAKRPELMSAYGNFQGDVELREAMTRHLHARGISLSPASLMITSGTQQGIDLVARTFIGPGDAVYLEEPSYTGAIDVFAGRGAEMISVPMDEDGMRIDLLTKLCDRRPPKLIYTVPTFQNPSGVTMSTERRQRLLELARSYRCLIVEDDPFSDLYFHSPPPPSIKSMDKDGHVVYMKSFSKVLAPGCRMACLAAEGDILERLIAAKAASDLGGPLLIQLALLPFISGRYDAYMKGLRSSLRSRMERAARLLKRHAPRGVRWKLPEGGLNLWLELPHSVDVGELYRKASRLGISFLAGNVCYAGEPSTSHIRLCYAQMEEEQMERGLLLLIPLLKEAMKESTG; this is translated from the coding sequence ATGCATATCGAATTGAGCCGCGGTGGCGGCAAGCCGCTTCCGCTGCAGATCAGCGATGCGCTGGGTCAGCGTATCGCTTCCGGTCTGCTTCAGCCGGGAATGAAGCTGCCTTCGGTCAGGAAGCTGGCGGTCTCACTCGGCGTCAGCCAGGTGACCATCAGCAAAGCGTACGCCGACCTAGAACGGCGCGGGCGGATCATTCGCCATCACGGCCTCGGCTGCTTTGTTTCTCCCGCAAGAGACCGCGAGGCTGAGGAGTACGGTACAAGAAACGGTGGACGAACGGGCGATCGGACCCGGGATGACGGCAGCACAAACGGGAATGACAGGGGGAACGATGGCGGCGGAAGCCAATCTCAGGGCCGGAATACAGGACAGGGAAAGACCGGAACCCGGAAGAAATTCGGGTGGCAGGAAGGTTTTGAAGATTACTTGCCGAGGGCTCAGCTGTGGCGGAATTTCGATTATTCAGAGGCCGAATATTCGTTCCATCTGGCGGCGATTCATTCCGGGCTGCTTCCACTGAAGGAAATCGGCGAGGCGATGACATCGCTTGTGGCGAAACGGCCGGAGCTGATGTCGGCCTACGGCAATTTCCAGGGGGATGTGGAGCTGCGTGAAGCGATGACCCGGCATCTGCACGCACGCGGCATTTCCCTGTCACCAGCCAGTCTGATGATCACGAGCGGAACCCAGCAGGGGATCGATCTGGTGGCCCGTACCTTTATTGGCCCCGGCGACGCGGTATACCTGGAAGAGCCCAGCTACACGGGGGCCATCGATGTATTTGCCGGAAGGGGAGCGGAGATGATTTCCGTTCCGATGGATGAAGACGGCATGCGCATCGACCTGCTGACGAAGCTGTGCGACCGCCGTCCGCCGAAGCTGATTTATACGGTGCCGACGTTCCAGAATCCAAGCGGGGTCACAATGAGTACAGAAAGAAGACAGCGGCTGCTGGAGCTTGCCCGGAGCTACCGCTGTCTCATTGTGGAGGACGACCCATTTTCGGATCTGTATTTTCATTCTCCCCCTCCGCCGTCCATCAAGAGCATGGACAAGGACGGGCATGTCGTCTACATGAAGAGCTTCAGTAAAGTGCTCGCTCCAGGCTGCCGGATGGCCTGTTTAGCGGCCGAAGGCGATATCCTTGAGCGGTTGATCGCCGCAAAGGCGGCCAGCGATCTGGGCGGTCCGCTGCTGATCCAGCTCGCGCTGCTCCCGTTCATTTCCGGCCGTTATGACGCCTACATGAAGGGATTACGGTCTTCGCTGCGTTCACGGATGGAACGGGCGGCCAGACTGCTGAAACGCCACGCGCCGCGTGGGGTACGCTGGAAACTCCCCGAAGGCGGACTCAATTTATGGCTGGAGCTGCCGCATTCCGTTGACGTCGGGGAGCTGTACCGAAAGGCATCGCGGCTGGGCATCTCTTTTCTGGCGGGAAATGTATGCTATGCGGGCGAGCCTTCGACCAGTCATATCCGGCTCTGCTACGCGCAGATGGAGGAAGAACAGATGGAGCGCGGGCTGCTGCTCCTTATACCGCTGCTGAAGGAAGCCATGAAAGAATCAACGGGCTGA
- the typA gene encoding translational GTPase TypA — protein MHSREQIRNIAIIAHVDHGKTTLVDQLLQQSGIFREHETVQERAMDSNDLERERGITILAKNTAITYKDFLINIVDTPGHADFGGEVERIMKMVDGVLLVVDAYEGCMPQTKFVLRKALEQNLTPIVVVNKIDRPAARPSEVIDEVLDLFIELEASDDQLEFPVVYASALNGTSSLDPEKQDDNMLALYETIIEHIPSPTESVEEPLQFLVTLMDYNEYLGRIAIGRVNRGIIRQGQAITVIQRDGKHKSARIEKLFGFQGLKRVETEEAGAGDIVAIAGIKDINIGETIADPANPEALPVLKIDEPTMQMTFLVNNSPFAGKEGKWVTSRKLRERLFKELETDVSLRVNETDSPDAFIVSGRGELHLGILIENMRREGYEMQVSKPEVIVKEIDGAKMEPLERLLIDVPEDSMGSVMESLGSRKAEMVNMINNGNGQVRLEFLIPARGLIGYNTHFLTLTRGYGVMNHAFDSYAPLIGGQVGGRHQGVLVSTETGTSTFYGMMGVEDRGTLFLEPGTDIYEGMIVGEHTRDNDIVVNICKEKALTNVRSATKDETVKLKTPLLFSLEQALEYLNDDEYCEITPKSVRLRKKILNKSERERAEKHRKMAEANM, from the coding sequence ATGCATTCAAGAGAACAAATTCGCAACATTGCGATCATCGCCCACGTTGACCATGGCAAAACGACGCTCGTCGACCAGTTGCTGCAGCAGTCGGGTATTTTCCGCGAGCACGAGACGGTACAGGAGCGCGCCATGGATTCCAACGATCTGGAACGGGAACGCGGCATTACGATTCTGGCCAAGAACACAGCCATTACCTATAAAGATTTTCTCATCAACATTGTGGACACGCCCGGACACGCCGACTTCGGCGGAGAAGTTGAACGGATTATGAAGATGGTTGACGGCGTTCTGCTCGTCGTTGACGCCTATGAGGGCTGCATGCCGCAGACGAAATTCGTGCTGCGCAAGGCGCTCGAACAGAATCTGACCCCGATCGTCGTCGTCAACAAAATCGACCGCCCGGCCGCTCGTCCGAGCGAAGTCATCGACGAAGTGCTGGACCTGTTCATCGAGCTGGAAGCGAGCGACGATCAGCTTGAATTCCCTGTCGTCTACGCATCCGCGCTGAACGGAACGTCCAGCCTTGATCCGGAGAAGCAGGATGACAACATGCTTGCCCTGTATGAAACCATCATCGAGCATATCCCGTCTCCGACGGAAAGCGTAGAAGAGCCGCTGCAATTCCTTGTTACCCTGATGGACTATAACGAGTATTTGGGCCGTATCGCCATCGGCCGGGTCAACCGCGGAATTATCCGCCAAGGTCAGGCCATAACGGTTATCCAGCGCGACGGCAAGCACAAGTCGGCGCGCATCGAGAAGCTGTTTGGTTTCCAAGGCCTGAAGCGGGTGGAGACCGAAGAAGCCGGCGCGGGCGACATCGTGGCGATTGCCGGCATCAAGGACATCAACATCGGCGAGACGATTGCCGATCCTGCGAACCCTGAAGCGCTGCCTGTTCTGAAGATCGACGAGCCGACAATGCAGATGACCTTCCTGGTCAACAATTCTCCGTTCGCCGGCAAGGAAGGCAAATGGGTAACCTCCCGCAAACTGCGCGAGCGTCTGTTCAAGGAGCTGGAAACGGACGTTTCCCTGCGTGTGAACGAAACCGACAGTCCGGACGCCTTTATCGTTTCCGGCCGCGGCGAGCTGCATCTCGGCATTCTGATCGAGAACATGCGCCGTGAAGGATATGAAATGCAGGTTTCCAAGCCTGAAGTTATCGTCAAGGAAATCGACGGCGCCAAGATGGAACCGCTGGAGCGCCTTCTTATCGACGTGCCGGAAGACAGCATGGGCTCCGTTATGGAAAGCTTGGGCAGCCGTAAGGCCGAAATGGTCAATATGATCAACAACGGCAACGGCCAGGTCCGTCTTGAATTCCTGATTCCAGCGCGTGGTCTGATCGGCTACAACACGCATTTCCTGACACTGACACGCGGCTACGGCGTTATGAACCATGCGTTCGACAGCTATGCCCCGCTGATCGGCGGCCAGGTTGGCGGACGCCACCAGGGCGTGCTTGTCTCGACCGAGACCGGAACTTCCACCTTCTACGGCATGATGGGTGTGGAAGACCGCGGTACGCTGTTCCTGGAGCCGGGCACCGACATATACGAAGGCATGATCGTGGGCGAGCATACGCGCGACAACGATATCGTCGTGAATATCTGTAAGGAAAAAGCATTGACCAACGTCCGTTCCGCAACGAAGGACGAGACTGTCAAGCTGAAGACTCCGCTCCTCTTCTCCCTGGAGCAGGCGCTGGAATACCTGAACGATGACGAATATTGCGAGATTACGCCGAAATCGGTTCGCCTGCGCAAGAAAATTCTGAATAAGAGCGAGCGCGAGCGCGCGGAGAAACATCGCAAAATGGCTGAGGCCAATATGTAA
- a CDS encoding DUF1540 domain-containing protein, with the protein MNNTAKTVVNCSVSNCHYWGDNNLCKADSIIIEIDKHTGSRSKEEFAEEMTFSNHKDVANNSSATCCLTFKPNS; encoded by the coding sequence ATGAATAATACTGCCAAAACGGTAGTCAACTGCAGTGTGAGCAACTGTCATTATTGGGGTGACAACAACCTTTGCAAGGCCGATTCGATCATTATCGAAATCGACAAGCACACTGGCAGCCGCTCGAAGGAAGAGTTCGCCGAGGAAATGACCTTTTCGAATCACAAGGATGTAGCGAACAATTCTTCGGCAACCTGCTGTCTGACCTTCAAGCCGAACTCCTAG
- a CDS encoding lytic transglycosylase domain-containing protein, translating into MEINPAVASRSGELKWINLRSSADAGVSSTTNKAVESGSFRFEAILEDKASSEGSRPARASYGDGLLWQRVGALSSGAISGEMTNTEVDGAAFAAAGPTEYDDLIQAASAKYGVPVDLIKAVIDTESSFNPKVVSSAGAKGLMQLMDGTAEGLGVSDPFDPAQSIDGGVRYLSYQLKRFNGQVNMALAAYNAGPGRVMKLGVSTDDELIGQLDKLPKETQAYIAKIERARAKYAV; encoded by the coding sequence ATGGAGATTAACCCAGCCGTTGCCAGCCGGTCTGGCGAACTGAAGTGGATTAACCTGAGAAGCTCAGCTGATGCGGGAGTGTCGTCAACAACGAATAAAGCTGTGGAGTCTGGATCGTTCAGGTTCGAGGCGATTCTTGAAGATAAAGCGTCGTCAGAAGGCAGTCGCCCTGCACGGGCTTCTTACGGAGACGGTCTGCTGTGGCAGCGAGTCGGCGCCTTGTCGTCAGGGGCTATTTCCGGGGAAATGACGAATACAGAGGTTGATGGCGCTGCGTTTGCAGCGGCTGGGCCGACGGAGTATGACGATCTTATCCAGGCGGCTTCGGCCAAATACGGAGTGCCGGTCGATCTGATTAAGGCGGTTATTGATACAGAGTCGTCATTCAATCCGAAGGTCGTTTCCTCCGCGGGCGCCAAAGGGCTGATGCAGCTGATGGACGGCACCGCCGAAGGCTTGGGCGTGTCCGATCCGTTCGATCCGGCCCAGAGCATTGACGGAGGCGTCCGCTACCTGTCTTATCAGCTGAAGCGGTTCAACGGTCAGGTAAATATGGCGCTGGCCGCTTACAACGCAGGTCCGGGCCGGGTAATGAAGCTTGGCGTAAGCACGGATGATGAGCTGATCGGTCAATTGGACAAGCTGCCGAAAGAGACTCAGGCCTATATTGCCAAAATAGAACGCGCCCGCGCCAAATACGCGGTATAA